AAACAATTCTTGTTGCAAACACAGAAAGACATTGCATTAAGTCGATAGAAAAATTCATTTCTAAAGCTTTAAATAAATTTAAAGAAGTTATTTATGTTGAAATTCCAAAAATGAGACGTTTTATGCATCCAGATATGATCTTTAACAGAATAAGCCCTGATCTCGCTTTAGTTTATCCTCCCGCATTCTTGCATACATACCTGATTACCAAAGATAAAAGAGAAGAAATTGATTTTAGCTCATTCATGAACAAAAGAGGAACAGAATTAATTGAAATTTCTGATGAAGAGCAAATGCTATGGGGATCAAGCTTTGTACCTCTTGAACCTGATGTAATAATTAATTATGATATTTCTCTTAATGCAAAGACAAAAAGAAAATTATTTAAAAGAGGAGTTAAAATCATAGGATTCCATCCAAATGATCTTTTAGCCGGAGGAGGAAGTCTTAGATGTTTAACTCTGAGATTACTACGAGAGTAGAGAATGTGAATAGCGTAGCTATAAGTATTTAAAGATAACAGATATTTAAAAATTTTCTATAACCAAAAAAACAAAAAACTTTCGAAACATCGAAAGCCTTACAAATAGTGGTGGGCAATACTGGACTCGAACCAG
The sequence above is drawn from the Candidatus Melainabacteria bacterium RIFOXYA2_FULL_32_9 genome and encodes:
- a CDS encoding arginine deiminase gives rise to the protein MVNYGCEKLGKLRKVLLHKPVNSLKLLNSDNYQYYLFDKVPNTDKFLEEHDSYANLLKSLGIEVLELADYVVKNKDLIEKLPNLVYMHDSSVITCDGAIISRMCPGGRHLEDIVVKEALKNLEIPVFYEFDNNDRFEGLLLLSSETILVANTERHCIKSIEKFISKALNKFKEVIYVEIPKMRRFMHPDMIFNRISPDLALVYPPAFLHTYLITKDKREEIDFSSFMNKRGTELIEISDEEQMLWGSSFVPLEPDVIINYDISLNAKTKRKLFKRGVKIIGFHPNDLLAGGGSLRCLTLRLLRE